The segment ACAACTGATGGAGAAAAAACGCTTTGATTAGCCCTGAAGCAGAGGCATTGAAATTTTCTACTATAAACCAAGAGCACATGGTAATTCTTGATACTTAGCAGACCCGACATCCAATGCAAAACTACCTACATTGCTACTTACATCCCTAATTATATTCAGATAAAATGCCATAGCTTTGTGCAACCAATCTGCAATCATAGTGTTACGGTGGCATCTTTTAGGGGATTTTTCATTAGAAGGCTAGGTTTCAACAAGAGAAAGAAAATTGAATCTGGTCCTATTTTGATGACGTTTATTGTATAAACGCAAAGAAGTGTCTCGCAGGGCAAGAGGCGTTGTTTCGATATATACATTAAAAATTGCATAAGTAATGATTCATGCGCAATTTTTTATCATAAAAAGAGTATTCCATTTGAACGCTTTTATCTTATGAGCAAAATATAAGAAAGAAATATGCAAACTTCTGGATAAGTCGCTAAATTAAAAACAATCATAATTATCATTTTCTGACGTTGTTGATCTGTCGTTTGGCTAACAATAGATTTCAACCACAATGCGCATTATAAATCTAGAATAATTACCATAATGTGGAATGAATCAGCACTATTTATCCCTCCGACTCGAAATTCATTTTCCCTGTTTGTATAACCGTCATGGCGCAATTGGTATTTGTATAGTAAATATTTCAATTTGTTAAACATGTATCTTTACTTACGAAAAAAATCAAACGTTATACCCAATTGAAATAACAAGAATTATTCATAAATCACTTTTATCTCGCTATCAGGGTGTTCTTTTATATATCCAATACTTCCTTCTTTTAAAATTGAAATGAAAGATCTCGAAAAAGGAACCGACTGGACGGAATTATATAGACCCACAAAATTAGACGAAGTTGTCGGTAATCCGAAGGCAATACAGGAATTGAAAGAGTGGGCAATTTCTTGGGAAAGCGGGGAGCCAGAAAAAAAAGTCGCTGTCCTGATAGGTAGCCCAGGAACTGGCAAAACCAGTGCTGCACTTGCCCTCGCCAATGATTTCGGATGGGGCGTCATAGAGATGAACGCTTCGGACCAGCGCAACGCAGAAGCTATAAAAAGGATTGCACTTCGAGGGGCATTAGCTGATACATTTACAGACGAGGGTGAGTTTCTCTCATCCAAAGATGGATGTTTGAAACTCATAATACTTGATGAAGCAGACAATATATTCGGCAAGGAGGATTACGGTGGGGTTCCTGCAATCATTGATCTTATCAAGTCAACTAAACAGCCAGTGATTCTTATCGTCAATGATTTCTATGCATTGAGCAAGAAAAGCGAGATCATCAAATCGCATAGCAAACAGATTAGATTCAATAGAATTCAGCCCAATACGATCAAATCGGTTCTCAAAAAAATAGCTAAAGAGCAAGGGATTATTGTCAGTGAACGGGCGATCGATTTAATTTCTGCTAATTCAAATGGTGACCTGAGATCTGCTATAAGAGATTTTCAGGCAATAGCACTCGGCAAGAAGGAAGTTACGGACAAAGATACGGCAGTGCTAAGTGAAAGACTCATCACAAAATCGCTGTATGATCTCATTACCGAAGTCTTACATGGATCAAATCCATCAAGAGCTAGATCTATGTTTTCGGAGGTTAACGAAGAGCCAGAGCATGTCCTTTTGTGGATTGATGAGAATGTTCCTTTAGAATATAGAGATCCATCGGACCTATATGAGGCATATTTGATTCTTGCGAGGGCAGACGTATATCTCGGACGAGTCTTGAGACGCCAATACTATGGTTTCTGGTCATACTCCATTGATCTCATGAGTTTTGGTATATGCAGTGCAAAGAAAAAAAAGTACAAAGAATACGTGAAATACAGATTCCCGCTCTACCTAATGAAAATGTCTAGATCAAGAAGCTTAAGAAATGTTCGCGATGGCATTGCTACAAAACTGGGGTCGCTATGCCACTGTTCCGTCTATACTGCAAGGGATGAGATCCTTCCACATTTTCAATACATTTATCGAAAGAATAAAGATTTCAGAATCGCGACTTCCTTAGAACTTCAACTGGACGCTGAGGAAATTGCATTCTTATTAGACGAGAAAATCGATTCTAATGCAGTTAAGCATGTATTGACCGACGTTCAGAAGGTTCTTGGAACGAAATCCGTACCAGTTGAGAGGATCAATGATATCGAACCTATGAAATCCGGTGAGGGAAATAGGGCTGAAAGCATAGATAGCAATTTATCAACGACGCAACGGAGTCTTTTTGAATACTGAGCGCATCAGTTACGGTGTTGCAAATGAAACCGGAATTAAGGACCATTCTGGAGAAACAACAATACAGATTATACGGCGATCATGCGGCTGTAAAATTGTGCCATTGGGTCAGAGAAAGTCTTCTAAGGAATAGGTACTGTTATAAGCAGGAATTTTACGGTATCAAGTCACACCGGTGTTTGCAGATGACGCCAGTAGTGAATATGTGCACTCAGAATTGTATTTTTTGCTGGCGCGTTCAGGGATTCGAGTCGCTTCCAGAGCAATGGAGTGAGCCGGAGGACATGCTTGATGCCCTTTTAAATCAACAAAAACTATTGGTCTCTGGCTTCAAGGGTGACGAAAGGTGTGAGATTAAGAGATGGGAAGAGGCACGAAATCCAAAACATGTTGCAATTTCTTTAGCTGGTGAGCCAACAATGTATCCATATCTTAGCGATTTTATTGAAATATGTCACAAGAGAGGACTGACGACATTTCTCGTTACAAATGGAACTATGCCGAATGTTCTGGAGAACCTCTATCCTCTACCAACGCAGCTTTACGTGACTGTCGCTGCCCCTAACGAGGAAATATACAAGAGAGTATGTATACCAAAATTGCCTGACGGATGGAAGCGCCTGAAAAGAACTCTTGAATTATTACCATCGCTAGATACCAGAAAGGTGATTCGTCACACACTCGTTCAGGATTGGAATATAGGTTGGGAAGACGAATACGCAAAGCTCGATGAACTTGCTGATCCAACATTCATCGAACCAAAGGGATACGTATTCGTAGGCCAGTCAAGACAGCGATTGAACCTCTCAAACATGCCATTGCATTCATCGATCAAAGATTTTGCTAGACGACTTGGAATGATTTTGGGTCTCGAAATCCTAAAGGAAAAGAAAGACAGCAGGGTGGTTCTTCTTGGCGAAAAGCATAAAAAAACAATATTGCAAGGACTGGAATGATCATTTTAGTCTGATAGTCTCCAGATCCATTGGAGCTTTCGTTTCTACATTGAATTTTTTGTAGAGTGAGCTGGCAAGATCAACGCATTTATGTTCTTCGCCGTGACAAACAATAATCCGCTCAGGTTTTGGATCAAGTGATGAAACATAATTCATCAGTTGCCTTCTGTCAGAATGACCTGAGAAACCATCTACCGTTTCGACAGCCATTTTCAATTGAATGTTAATTGGCTTTCCTTTTTCAGTAAGAGTTAGATCTGTCCAACCTTTTTGAATCTTCCTACCGAGCGTACCTTCTGCCTGGTAACCCACGAATACCAGTGAATTTTTCTCATCGTCGGCCCACGCTCTTAGATACTCTATGACTGGGCCACCATTCATCATGCCACTCGTTGCGAGTACAACACAAGGATCAGGGTCGTGGCAAATTTTCTCGCGCATTTCATTGCTGTCTACGCGCTTAAAGATCTCGGATAAGAATGGATTTTGACCCATCTGAAATATCTGGGTGCGAAGCTGGCTATTCAAATATTCTGGGTAAGCGGTATGAATTGCGGTCGCTTCCCATATCATACCATCGAGGTAAACGGGAACTGTTGGTATTTTCGAAGTTCTCATAAATTCCTCCAACACAAGCATGACTTCCTGAGAACGCCCAACCGCAAATACGGGTATGAGAACCTTTCCGCTTTTTGAAAGTGTGCGCTCCACAATCCCCTTGAGTTGATTGGCAGCTTCCGTTCGAGATGGCTGGATATCATGGTGACCACCGTATGTGGCCTCAATAACAAGCGTTTCAAGTCTAGGAAATTTGTTGACAGTAGCATTAAAAAGCCACGTGCGCTCAAATTTCATATCACCAGTAAACGCAATATTATACAGACCATC is part of the Methanomassiliicoccales archaeon genome and harbors:
- a CDS encoding replication factor C large subunit, with product MKDLEKGTDWTELYRPTKLDEVVGNPKAIQELKEWAISWESGEPEKKVAVLIGSPGTGKTSAALALANDFGWGVIEMNASDQRNAEAIKRIALRGALADTFTDEGEFLSSKDGCLKLIILDEADNIFGKEDYGGVPAIIDLIKSTKQPVILIVNDFYALSKKSEIIKSHSKQIRFNRIQPNTIKSVLKKIAKEQGIIVSERAIDLISANSNGDLRSAIRDFQAIALGKKEVTDKDTAVLSERLITKSLYDLITEVLHGSNPSRARSMFSEVNEEPEHVLLWIDENVPLEYRDPSDLYEAYLILARADVYLGRVLRRQYYGFWSYSIDLMSFGICSAKKKKYKEYVKYRFPLYLMKMSRSRSLRNVRDGIATKLGSLCHCSVYTARDEILPHFQYIYRKNKDFRIATSLELQLDAEEIAFLLDEKIDSNAVKHVLTDVQKVLGTKSVPVERINDIEPMKSGEGNRAESIDSNLSTTQRSLFEY
- the twy1 gene encoding 4-demethylwyosine synthase TYW1 produces the protein MKPELRTILEKQQYRLYGDHAAVKLCHWVRESLLRNRYCYKQEFYGIKSHRCLQMTPVVNMCTQNCIFCWRVQGFESLPEQWSEPEDMLDALLNQQKLLVSGFKGDERCEIKRWEEARNPKHVAISLAGEPTMYPYLSDFIEICHKRGLTTFLVTNGTMPNVLENLYPLPTQLYVTVAAPNEEIYKRVCIPKLPDGWKRLKRTLELLPSLDTRKVIRHTLVQDWNIGWEDEYAKLDELADPTFIEPKGYVFVGQSRQRLNLSNMPLHSSIKDFARRLGMILGLEILKEKKDSRVVLLGEKHKKTILQGLE